In one Bordetella pertussis 18323 genomic region, the following are encoded:
- a CDS encoding IS481-like element IS481 family transposase: MNTHKHARLTFLRRLEMVQQLIAHQVCVPEAARAYGVTAPTVRKWLGRFLAQGQAGLADASSRPTVSPRAIAPAKALAIVELRRKRLTQARIAQALGVSASTVSRVLARAGLSHLADLEPAEPVVRYEHQAPGDLLHIDIKKLGRIQRPGHRVTGNRRDTVEGAGWDFVFVAIDDHARVAFTDIHPDERFPSAVQFLKDAVAYYQRLGVTIQRLLTDNGSAFRSRAFAALCHELGIKHRFTRPYRPQTNGKAERFIQSALREWAYAHTYQNSQHRADAMKSWLHHYNWHRPHQGIGRAVPISRLNLDKYNLLTVHT, from the coding sequence ATGAACACCCATAAGCATGCCCGATTGACCTTCCTACGTCGACTCGAAATGGTCCAGCAATTGATCGCCCATCAAGTTTGTGTGCCTGAAGCGGCCCGCGCCTATGGGGTCACCGCGCCGACTGTGCGCAAATGGCTGGGCCGCTTCCTGGCTCAGGGCCAGGCGGGCTTGGCCGATGCGTCCTCGCGCCCGACGGTCTCGCCCCGAGCGATTGCGCCGGCCAAGGCGCTGGCTATCGTGGAGCTGCGCCGCAAGCGGCTGACCCAAGCGCGCATCGCCCAGGCGCTGGGCGTGTCAGCCAGCACCGTCAGCCGCGTCCTGGCCCGCGCCGGTCTGTCGCACCTGGCCGACCTGGAGCCGGCCGAGCCGGTGGTGCGCTACGAGCATCAGGCCCCCGGCGATCTGCTGCACATCGACATCAAGAAGCTGGGACGTATCCAGCGCCCTGGCCACCGGGTCACGGGCAACCGACGCGATACCGTTGAGGGGGCCGGCTGGGACTTCGTCTTCGTGGCCATCGATGACCACGCCCGCGTGGCCTTCACCGACATCCACCCCGACGAGCGCTTCCCCAGCGCCGTCCAGTTCCTCAAGGACGCAGTGGCCTACTACCAGCGCCTGGGCGTGACCATCCAGCGCTTGCTCACCGACAATGGCTCGGCCTTTCGCAGCCGCGCCTTCGCCGCGCTGTGCCATGAGCTGGGCATCAAGCACCGCTTTACCCGACCTTACCGCCCACAGACCAATGGCAAGGCCGAACGCTTCATCCAGTCGGCCTTGCGTGAGTGGGCTTACGCTCACACCTACCAGAACTCCCAACACCGAGCCGATGCCATGAAATCCTGGCTACACCACTACAACTGGCATCGACCCCACCAAGGCATCGGGCGCGCTGTACCCATCTCCAGACTCAACCTGGACAAATACAACCTATTGACAGTTCACACCTAG